From Salarias fasciatus chromosome 12, fSalaFa1.1, whole genome shotgun sequence, the proteins below share one genomic window:
- the LOC115397779 gene encoding C5a anaphylatoxin chemotactic receptor 1-like, which yields MLPNATVPLSVDFDTPGDFLIFIFHILFATSAVLVAGSVVIAISCTRALRGQNRFIFMLNTSISDTLTGFSVYYLGLFDVQEGYPSRNGTFYILPSFLGVNVLTFLFAQFDRYFAVCHPFFYNRYISRSVVIGICAFCWVYTYAILTAQNMVPISKAAQINAFGVMTLQIIVFVKVLMTIKLYIIARNHLVREAPSAERDSKNESLRIIVFVVIFFLALWCPSFVNIIVRQLTRKGLRFRNEATNLFAIMARLNALVTPAVYIWGSPALRAAVWATVWWRLCPSRRARVGFHVNGVTRKLP from the exons ATGCTCCCCAACGCCACCGTCCCTCTGTCTGTGGATTTCGACACTCCGGGGGACtttctcatcttcatcttccACATCCTGTTCGCCACCAGCGCCGTGCTGGTGGCCGGCTCCGTGGTGATCGCGATCTCCTGCACCCGCGCCCTCCGGGGCCAGAACCGCTTCATCTTCATGCTGAACACCAGCATCAGCGACACTCtgaccggcttttctgtctacTACCTGGGCCTCTTCGACGTCCAGGAGGGCTACCCCTCCAGGAACGGCACGTTCTACATCTTGCCTTCGTTTCTGGGTGTTAACGTGTTGACCTTCCTCTTTGCTCAGTTTGACCGCTACTTCGCGGTGTGCCACCCTTTCTTCTACAACCGCTACATCAGCAGATCTGTAGTCATCGGCATCTGTGCGTTCTGCTGGGTTTACACATACGCCATCCTCACGGCGCAAAACATGGTGCCCATCTCCAAGGCGGCTCAAATCAACGCGTTCGGCGTGATGACGCTGCAAATTATAGTTTTTGTAAAAGTGCTCATGACTATCAAACTGTACATCATCGCCAGAAACCACCTGGTGAGAGAGGCGCCGAGCGCGGAGAGGGACAGCAAGAACGAGTCGCTGCGCATCATTGTGTTCGTGGTGATTTTCTTCCTGGCTCTGTGGTGCCCTTCTTTTGTCAATATCATTGTGAGACAGCTGACGAGGAAAGGCCTCAGGTTCCGGAATGAAGCCACGAACCTGTTCGCCATCATGGCGCGTCTGAACGCGCTGGTCACCCCGGCGGTGTACATCTGGGGCAGCCCGGCGCTGCGCGCGGCCGTGTGGGCGACGGTGTGGTGGAGGCTCTGCCCCAGCCGCAGGGCGAG AGTTGGTTTCCACGTGAATGGAGTGACAAGGAAACTGCCGTGA